A genomic window from Gossypium hirsutum isolate 1008001.06 chromosome D12, Gossypium_hirsutum_v2.1, whole genome shotgun sequence includes:
- the LOC107946941 gene encoding uncharacterized protein isoform X2 yields the protein MLNLSFLHPLSLTAMLAPMLKLASLIFYDPMASTTSFSSESPPITTTGLSSPAATFSAPPLFIIFAKASFWLHTKAALLAQVNTQALSNVIDCSDRNNSKYYVVVVQYTARFNAETVKNFLYTLNNGKISKKKFNLRLAPEETSIKLTGYEHNAVTCIGMQTDIPVILDEAIVKLDPDFFWLGGGEVDLKLGIRTSEFINFVKPFIVSCSGT from the exons ATGCTGAACCTATCCTTTCTTCATCCCCTCTCACTAACGGCGATGCTAGCTCCGATGTTGAAGCTTGCCTCTCTAATATTCTACGATCCAATGGCGTCAACGACTTCATTTTCAAGCGAGTCGCCTCCGATTACTACGACTGGCCTCTCGAGTCCCGCCGCGACGTTCTCGGCGCCGCCTCTGTTCATCATCTTTGCAAAAGCATCGTTTTG GCTCCATACTAAGGCTGCTTTGCTTGCTCAGGTTAATACTCAAGCCCTGTCCAATGTAATTGATTGTAGTGATCGAAACAATTCAAAGTATTATGTTGTTGTAGTTCAG TATACTGCTAGATTCAACGCTGAAACTGTCAAAAATTTTCTCTACACACTCAACAATGGAAAGATATCAAAGAAGAAATTTAACT TGAGACTTGCTCCTGAGGAAACATCAATAAAGTTGACTGGCTATGAGCACAATGCAGTTACTTGCATCGGTATGCAAACTGACATTCCA GTAATTTTAGATGAAGCCATTGTAAAGCTTGATCCAGATTTCTTCTGGTTGGGTGGAGGCGAGGTTGATTTGAAGCTGGGAATCAGAACCTCTGAATTTATAAACTTTGTCAAACCTTTCATTGTCAGCTGCAGTGGCACCTAA
- the LOC107947649 gene encoding uncharacterized protein — MYSLGVIFFLLCLPMHACNARCLGYAAEDIDNHADFLAKDVNKLKLHDQLEMRSSISKEVQTQEYGVHGIRKQENGTDANNMKQTLCNLLLKAKQAVENAISSGYEIILSSGVDFHGMAKVEGLKRVRRSRSMLGNSGGDTEEDVGSKEKDMVDGDIDDVMDYSQPHRKPPIHNEKN, encoded by the exons ATGTATTCGCTAGGTGTTATCTTCTTTCTCCTTTGTCTTcctatgcatgcatgcaatgctCGTTGTCTAGGTTATGCTGCTGAAGATATTGACAATCATGCCGATTTTCTTGCCAAG GATGTCAATAAGTTGAAGCTCCACGATCAACTCGAGATGAGGTCTTCAATCTCAAAGGAAGTACAAACACAAGAATATGGGGTTCACGGAATAAGAAAACAAGAGAATGGGACTGATGCAAATAATATGAAACAAACACTTTGCAACTTACTTCTCAAGGCAAAACAAGCTGTTGAAAATGCTATTTCATCAG GATATGAAATTATCTTGTCTTCTGGGGTTGATTTCCACGGCATGGCAAAAGTAGAG GGATTGAAGAGAGTAAGAAGGTCAAGGTCCATGTTAGGAAATTCAGGTGGTGACACTGAGGAAGATGTGGGTTCCAAGGAAAAGGATATGGTGGATGGGGACATTGACGACGTTATGGATTATTCACAACCCCATCGGAAACCTCCTATTCATAATGAAAAAAACTAG
- the LOC107946944 gene encoding 21 kDa protein produces the protein MAVSPPFSLAAIFILFLFTTNPNYCQAYRRILSSDTNTEFIKTSCAATTYPDLCFAAFSSYATEIQADPKILATKSLNLTLNTTFSASKNLTELCKTQGIKPTEAAPLHDCVEEISDSVDELTKSIPEMEEIEGKSFAFRMSDIQTWVSAALTDEDTCMDGFSETTMDGDVKASVRIVIEKVAQLTSISLAFINQYARTKK, from the coding sequence atggcAGTTAGTCCACCCTTTTCACTAGCAGCTATTTTCATCTTATTTCTCTTTACAACTAACCCAAACTACTGCCAAGCATATAGAAGAATTCTCAGCTCTGACACAAATACAGAGTTCATCAAAACTTCCTGTGCTGCCACCACCTACCCTGACCTCTGTTTCGCCGCCTTTTCTAGCTACGCAACCGAAATCCAAGCCGATCCCAAAATATTAGCTACCAAGTCCCTCAATTTGACACTTAACACCACGTTCTCGGCTTCCAAAAACCTGACGGAGCTCTGCAAAACGCAGGGCATAAAGCCTACTGAGGCTGCGCCTCTTCACGATTGCGTGGAAGAAATAAGTGACTCGGTCGATGAACTAACAAAGTCTATTCCTGAAATGGAAGAGATTGAAGGCAAAAGCTTTGCTTTCAGAATGAGTGATATCCAAACATGGGTTAGTGCAGCTTTGACCGATGAAGATACTtgcatggatggtttctccgagACTACAATGGATGGTGATGTCAAAGCCTCCGTCAGGATTGTAATCGAGAAAGTTGCACAGTTGACAAGCATTTCCTTGGCTTTTATCAACCAGTATGCCCGCACCAAGAAGTGA
- the LOC107946943 gene encoding scarecrow-like protein 22 — protein sequence MHFELQAKGAVELPGFASICQHNKWIKQREANSFNFENSFYYNNEPEPTSVLHLRRSQSPPTSASTLSSSFNGGATGSGGGVSSTGNTNTTAATIAPPETTAPNNSKEEWASELQPIPSELDLVPGPGGSQRCNSGLEDWETMLSESAVSLNQDHSLLRWIAGEVDDPSFGLKQLLQSGSSGPNQGVDFEGNAGVGAVDQGPASDPIGSLISSGSGNGISNAALNLGGFPVSGFVPNANNENEPSCSSVELVNNSKVLGATVGSNCNIQNPLFSSPASNFGLPVSLPILYQQQHQEEKPRIFIGPQQHPQYPNFFLPLAQEHHLLQPLPQRLHSGNLELSSQIPKLPFADAGHELFTRKQQQHMGFSQGVQYVPQQQPLMVEKKRVLVPGEEMAQPQHQYQLHQQQQATLFDQLYKAAELVGTGNFSHAQLILARLNHQVSPVGMPLQRAAFYFKEALQVLLLMNNPVSPPPPRSPTAFDVIFKMGAYKVFSEVSPLIQFVNFTCNQALLEALDDTDRIHIVDFDIGFGAQWASFMQELPMRSRGAPSLRITAFASPSMHHSIELGLMRDILMQFANEIGLSFELEVVNFDSLDQNPHSLPMFQSNGNEAIAVNFPVWSCSNRPSALPHLMRFVKQLSPKIVVSLDQGCDRNDLAFPQHVIHAFQSYTNLLESLDAGNATSDAVNKIERFLFVPRIESSVLGRLQTPEKMPLWSTLFASAGFTSVTFSNFTESQADCVVKRAQVRGFHVEKRQASLVLCWQQRNLISASAWRC from the coding sequence ATGCACTTTGAGTTACAGGCTAAAGGGGCGGTGGAACTCCCGGGTTTTGCTTCGATTTGTCAACATAACAAGTGGATAAAGCAACGAGAAGCTAATAGCTTTAACTTTGAAAACAGCTTTTACTACAACAACGAACCAGAACCAACTTCTGTTCTTCATTTAAGAAGAAGCCAAAGCCCACCCACATCAGCATCCactctctcttcttcttttaaCGGCGGAGCCACCGGTTCTGGAGGCGGAGTCAGTTCCACCGGAAATACCAACACCACGGCGGCCACCATAGCACCTCCTGAGACTACAGCTCCAAACAATAGCAAAGAAGAATGGGCCTCGGAGCTTCAACCTATCCCGAGTGAACTAGACCTTGTTCCAGGGCCTGGAGGCTCTCAGAGATGCAATAGCGGATTGGAAGATTGGGAGACTATGCTGTCTGAGTCAGCCGTGTCTCTGAATCAAGACCACTCGCTTCTGCGTTGGATTGCTGGTGAGGTGGATGACCCTTCCTTCGGTCTCAAGCAGCTGCTTCAAAGTGGGAGTAGTGGTCCTAATCAGGGTGTTGATTTTGAAGGCAATGCAGGGGTGGGGGCTGTTGATCAGGGTCCAGCGTCTGACCCAATTGGTAGCCTAATTTCTTCTGGTTCTGGCAATGGGATTTCAAATGCTGCTCTTAATTTGGGAGGTTTTCCTGTTTCTGGGTTTGTGCCGAATGCCAACAATGAGAATGAACCAAGTTGTTCTTCAGTTGAGCTTGTTAACAATAGCAAGGTTCTCGGTGCTACTGTTGGGTCCAATTGTAACATTCAAAATCCATTGTTTAGCTCTCCGGCTAGCAATTTTGGCCTTCCTGTTTCTTTGCCTATCCTTTATCAACAGCAGCATCAAGAAGAGAAACCTCGGATTTTCATTGGTCCACAACAGCATCCCCAATATCCGAACTTTTTCCTGCCATTGGCTCAAGAACATCACCTCCTCCAGCCTTTACCACAGCGCCTCCATTCTGGTAACTTAGAACTTTCTTCTCAGATCCCAAAACTCCCCTTTGCTGATGCCGGGCATGAGTTGTTTACGAGAAAACAGCAACAGCATATGGGGTTTTCTCAGGGAGTCCAGTATGTTCCTCAGCAGCAGCCGCTGATGGTCGAAAAGAAGAGAGTGCTGGTCCCAGGAGAGGAGATGGCTCAGCCACAGCATCAGTACCAGTTACACCAGCAACAACAAGCCACATTGTTCGACCAGCTTTACAAGGCTGCTGAGTTGGTAGGGACTGGGAATTTTTCACACGCGCAATTGATATTGGCGCGGCTCAATCACCAGGTCTCCCCTGTAGGTATGCCCCTCCAAAGGGCTGCTTTCTACTTCAAGGAGGCTTTACAAGTACTTCTCCTCATGAATAACCCAGTCTCTCCCCCGCCTCCAAGGAGCCCCACCGCTTTCGATGTTATCTTCAAAATGGGGGCTTACAAGGTCTTCTCTGAAGTTTCTCCGCTCATCCAATTCGTCAATTTTACTTGCAATCAGGCTCTCCTTGAAGCTCTTGATGATACTGATCGGATTCACATTGTGGACTTTGATATTGGTTTTGGTGCTCAATGGGCTTCCTTTATGCAGGAGCTTCCCATGAGGAGTAGAGGAGCTCCCTCATTGAGAATTACTGCCTTTGCCTCCCCTTCAATGCACCATTCTATTGAGCTTGGGCTTATGCGTGATATTCTTATGCAATTTGCTAATGAAATTGGTCTAAGTTTTGAGCTTGAGGTGGTTAATTTCGATTCTTTAGATCAGAACCCTCATTCTTTGCCAATGTTTCAATCAAATGGAAATGAGGCAATTGCTGTGAATTTCCCTGTTTGGTCTTGTTCGAATCGGCCCTCTGCTTTGCCCCATCTTATGCGCTTTGTGAAGCAgctttcaccaaaaattgtggtgTCTTTAGACCAAGGGTGTGATAGAAATGATCTGGCATTCCCACAACATGTGATCCATGCCTTTCAGTCATATACAAACCTATTAGAATCACTTGATGCTGGTAATGCGACATCCGATGCTGTGAACAAGATTGAGAGGTTCCTTTTTGTACCAAGGATTGAAAGCAGCGTGCTGGGGCGTCTGCAAACACCTGAGAAGATGCCTCTTTGGAGCACACTTTTTGCCTCAGCTGGATTCACCTCTGTAACATTCAGTAACTTCACTGAAAGTCAGGCAGATTGTGTGGTGAAGAGAGCTCAAGTGAGGGGATTTCATGTTGAGAAGCGCCAGGCTTCACTTGTTCTTTGCTGGCAGCAAAGGAATCTTATCTCAGCTTCAGCTTGGAGGTGCTGA
- the LOC107946941 gene encoding uncharacterized protein isoform X1, producing the protein MEAALAELERVQLQILRRISKLELSHLPQNAEPILSSSPLTNGDASSDVEACLSNILRSNGVNDFIFKRVASDYYDWPLESRRDVLGAASVHHLCKSIVLVNTQALSNVIDCSDRNNSKYYVVVVQYTARFNAETVKNFLYTLNNGKISKKKFNLRLAPEETSIKLTGYEHNAVTCIGMQTDIPVILDEAIVKLDPDFFWLGGGEVDLKLGIRTSEFINFVKPFIVSCSGT; encoded by the exons ATGGAGGCTGCGTTGGCAGAGCTAGAGAGAGTCCAGCTTCAAATCCTTCGGCGAATATCGAAGCTAGAGCTCTCTCACCTGCCTCAAAATGCTGAACCTATCCTTTCTTCATCCCCTCTCACTAACGGCGATGCTAGCTCCGATGTTGAAGCTTGCCTCTCTAATATTCTACGATCCAATGGCGTCAACGACTTCATTTTCAAGCGAGTCGCCTCCGATTACTACGACTGGCCTCTCGAGTCCCGCCGCGACGTTCTCGGCGCCGCCTCTGTTCATCATCTTTGCAAAAGCATCGTTTTG GTTAATACTCAAGCCCTGTCCAATGTAATTGATTGTAGTGATCGAAACAATTCAAAGTATTATGTTGTTGTAGTTCAG TATACTGCTAGATTCAACGCTGAAACTGTCAAAAATTTTCTCTACACACTCAACAATGGAAAGATATCAAAGAAGAAATTTAACT TGAGACTTGCTCCTGAGGAAACATCAATAAAGTTGACTGGCTATGAGCACAATGCAGTTACTTGCATCGGTATGCAAACTGACATTCCA GTAATTTTAGATGAAGCCATTGTAAAGCTTGATCCAGATTTCTTCTGGTTGGGTGGAGGCGAGGTTGATTTGAAGCTGGGAATCAGAACCTCTGAATTTATAAACTTTGTCAAACCTTTCATTGTCAGCTGCAGTGGCACCTAA